TCTGTCCAGCCTGGCCGTGGCACGCGATATCCTGCTCACGCCGTTTGGCCTCGATGAAGACAAGCTGCTCAAAGCCCTGGGCACGATGTTTACGCACAAGGTCGACTATGCCGACCTGTATTTCCAGTCGACCAAGAGCGAAGGCTGGAGTCTGGAAGAGGGCATCGTCAAGACGGGCAGCTTTTCCATCGACCAGGGCGTGGGCGTGCGCGCCGTGTCCGGCGACAAGACGGCCTTTGCGTATTCCGACGACATTTCCGAGCGGGCCCTGCTGGAAGCGGCGGCGGCCACGCGCACCATCGCGCGCGCCGGTGCAGGCAGAGTCAAGATCGCGGGCCAGATGCTTGCGCAGGGTGGGCGTTCGCTGTACCTGCCCAACGATCCGCTCGCCTCGCTGGACGCCACGGCCAAGGTGCAATTGCTGGAGCGCGTGGAAAAGATGGCGCGGGCGAAAGACCCCAGAGTCGTGCAAGTGATGGCGGGCCTGGCCGGCGAATACGACGTGGTGCTGGTGCTGCGCAGCGACGGCGTGCTGGCGGCCGACATCCGCCCGCTGGTGCGCGTCTCGCTCACCGTCATCGCGGAACAGAATGGCCGCCGCGAAACGGGCTCGGCCGGTGGCGGCGGGCGTTTCAGCTATGACTATTTCAGCGATGCCGTGCTGGAACAATACGCGACGGATGCCGTCAATTCGGCCCTCGTGAATCTGGAAGCGCGCCCCGCGCCCGCCGGCCCCATGACCATCGTGCTGGGACCGGGCTGGCCCGGCATCCTGCTGCACGAAGCGATCGGCCATGGCCTGGAAGGCGATTTCAACCGCAAGGGCTCGTCCGCGTTTTCCGGGTGCATCGGCGAGCGCGTGGCGGCCAAGGGCGTCACGGTGGTCGATGACGGCACCCTGGCTGGCCGCCGCGGTTCGCTCAATATCGATGACGAAGGCAATCCGACGCAGTGCACGACCCTGATCGAGGACGGCATCCTCAAGGGTTACATTCAGGACACCATGAATGCGCGCCTGATGAAGATGCCCGTGACGGGCAATGCGCGCCGCGAGTCGTTCGCCCACCTGCCCATGCCGCGCATGACGAACACGTATATGCTCGGTGGCGACAAGGACCCGGGTGAAATTCTCGCTTCCGTGAAAAATGGTTTGTATGCCGTCAACTTCGGCGGCGGCCAGGTCGACATTACCAACGGCAAGTTCGTCTTCTCGGCCAGCGAAGCGTACATGATCGAAAACGGCAAGCTCAGCTATCCGGTCAAAGGGGCGACCCTGATCGGCAATGGTCCGGACGTGCTCAACCGCGTTTCCATGATCGGCAACGACATGCGCCTGGACTCGGGCGTGGGCGTGTGCGGCAAGGAGGGGCAAAGCGTGCCCGTGGGCGTGGGCCAACCGACCTTGCGTCTCGATGGCATTACCGTCGGTGGCACGGCCTGATTGCCGAGGTCTGCCCCTATTTCAGACCCCGGCATTTGCTGTTGGCTTAATCCTCAGAATTTGTACTTCAGCCCGGCACTGAAGAAACGTCCCGCCGCACCCGCATAGTCGAGCGGGTTGTAGCCCGTGGCGCCATACGTGAGCGGATCGAGCGGGGCGATCTTGTCGAACAGATTTTGCACCGTTGCAAACACTTCCAGTTTGGGCGTGGCCAGCCAGCGGGCCGTCAGGTCCACCGTCGTGAACGAGGCGATGCGGCAGCCGCGCGGCGCATCGGTGCCATCGGCGAAATGCGTGGCGCAGCCATCCGGATCGTTCTTGAAGCTGATATTGTCGAGCGGCGCGCGGTAGTTGACATTGGCCGAGACGCGCCAGTTCTGACGCTCCCAGGTCGCGCTCAGGTTGACCCTGTCAGCGGGCGTGCCCATGCAGTTGGAGACATCGCAATTGCCGTGCGTGCCGGCGAAATCGCGCTGCGTGCCGTCCTGCTCCGTGCGCAGCCATTTGTACAGATGCGTCCACTTCAGG
Above is a genomic segment from Janthinobacterium sp. 64 containing:
- the tldD gene encoding metalloprotease TldD; protein product: MIPFEPNLSSLAVARDILLTPFGLDEDKLLKALGTMFTHKVDYADLYFQSTKSEGWSLEEGIVKTGSFSIDQGVGVRAVSGDKTAFAYSDDISERALLEAAAATRTIARAGAGRVKIAGQMLAQGGRSLYLPNDPLASLDATAKVQLLERVEKMARAKDPRVVQVMAGLAGEYDVVLVLRSDGVLAADIRPLVRVSLTVIAEQNGRRETGSAGGGGRFSYDYFSDAVLEQYATDAVNSALVNLEARPAPAGPMTIVLGPGWPGILLHEAIGHGLEGDFNRKGSSAFSGCIGERVAAKGVTVVDDGTLAGRRGSLNIDDEGNPTQCTTLIEDGILKGYIQDTMNARLMKMPVTGNARRESFAHLPMPRMTNTYMLGGDKDPGEILASVKNGLYAVNFGGGQVDITNGKFVFSASEAYMIENGKLSYPVKGATLIGNGPDVLNRVSMIGNDMRLDSGVGVCGKEGQSVPVGVGQPTLRLDGITVGGTA